One window of Caldisericum exile AZM16c01 genomic DNA carries:
- a CDS encoding phage holin family protein, protein MKNKILVSFIVNAIALYLVSLIVPGISFDNTLSILVASLIFGIVNSVIRPFFMFLSLPLIFLTLGLFMFIINGLMLKIVSLLVPGFHVYSFWDAVFASLLLSVISVVLKGVLFGKNR, encoded by the coding sequence ATGAAGAATAAAATTTTGGTGAGTTTCATTGTTAACGCAATTGCCCTTTACTTAGTAAGTTTAATTGTTCCCGGGATATCTTTTGATAACACATTAAGTATTCTTGTTGCAAGCCTAATTTTTGGTATTGTGAACTCAGTCATAAGACCTTTCTTTATGTTCTTATCGCTTCCACTAATATTTCTTACCTTAGGTCTATTTATGTTTATAATTAACGGATTAATGCTTAAAATCGTTTCGCTTCTTGTTCCCGGCTTTCATGTCTACTCTTTCTGGGATGCGGTATTTGCATCTCTTCTTTTGTCAGTAATTTCGGTGGTTTTGAAGGGGGTTTTATTTGGAAAAAATCGATAG
- the hflX gene encoding GTPase HflX: MEKIDRKAILVHIISKENKELREEYLEEFRLLVETLSYEIVAETTYSLREPRYSTFLGTGKIEELKKLAQLTDAKIVFIDTTLTFLQLRNLSKELGVPVVDRPHLILMIFSMRARTTEAKLQVELSQLKMRLPEIVHEDVDLDQQTGSEMGLKGPGERKTELKRRYIAKRIQILEKKLEEIKKHRVEIRKRRTKSSIPIISIVGYTNAGKSTLLNTLTQSEAYVEDKLFATLDSLSRVGEIKQNISAIFVDTIGFIRDLPPQLIYAFHSTLEEILDSWIIIHLVDASDPLFRDKMEVVLCTLKDLGASNIPIITVFNKIDKIGEEPLKYLQSIYKDAIFISAKESIGIDQLKERLANMLSELIVRVKIVLPYKDAHLLDEIYTVANVISRKDTEENIILYVEGYYSNLGKFKNYFSSQRTA, encoded by the coding sequence TTGGAAAAAATCGATAGAAAGGCAATCCTTGTACATATCATAAGTAAGGAAAATAAAGAGCTAAGAGAAGAGTATCTTGAAGAATTTAGACTTCTTGTAGAAACTCTTTCCTATGAAATTGTTGCAGAAACAACATATTCACTGAGAGAACCGCGTTATTCAACTTTTCTTGGAACAGGAAAAATCGAGGAATTAAAAAAACTTGCACAACTTACAGATGCTAAAATTGTTTTTATTGATACTACTTTAACATTCCTCCAGTTAAGAAATCTTTCTAAGGAACTTGGCGTTCCCGTTGTTGATAGACCACATCTTATTCTTATGATATTTTCTATGCGAGCACGGACAACTGAAGCAAAACTTCAGGTAGAATTATCACAACTCAAGATGCGTCTTCCTGAAATTGTTCATGAAGACGTAGATTTAGATCAACAGACAGGTTCTGAAATGGGATTAAAAGGACCAGGTGAAAGAAAAACTGAGTTAAAGAGGCGATATATTGCAAAAAGGATTCAAATACTTGAGAAAAAACTGGAAGAAATTAAAAAACACAGAGTTGAAATTAGAAAACGAAGGACAAAAAGTAGTATTCCTATAATTTCAATAGTAGGATATACTAATGCAGGCAAGTCAACTCTTTTAAATACATTGACTCAAAGTGAAGCTTATGTGGAGGATAAACTTTTTGCAACGCTTGACAGTCTTTCGAGGGTGGGTGAGATAAAACAAAATATCTCTGCTATTTTTGTTGATACAATAGGTTTTATAAGAGATTTACCGCCACAACTTATCTATGCATTTCACTCAACTCTTGAAGAAATTCTTGATTCGTGGATAATTATACATCTTGTTGATGCATCAGACCCTCTTTTTAGGGATAAAATGGAGGTTGTTCTTTGTACACTTAAAGATTTAGGAGCATCTAATATTCCAATTATTACAGTATTTAATAAGATTGACAAAATCGGTGAAGAGCCTCTCAAATATCTACAATCAATTTACAAAGATGCCATTTTTATCTCAGCCAAGGAGAGTATTGGTATCGACCAGTTAAAAGAACGTCTTGCAAACATGCTTAGCGAATTGATAGTAAGAGTAAAAATAGTTTTGCCTTATAAAGACGCTCATCTTCTTGATGAGATTTACACTGTAGCGAATGTCATTTCAAGAAAAGATACAGAAGAAAATATCATATTGTACGTCGAAGGCTACTACTCAAATTTAGGTAAATTCAAAAATTATTTTTCTTCCCAAAGGACTGCTTGA
- a CDS encoding CvpA family protein, giving the protein MNTNYVDIFVFALLLTEFFVGINRGAILFIFDIIGIVLGVFLSNLLAPKLSLFLNHSFHLDKSIAEKIQNLVNIPGGFSSLGATFENVSKTITNMHLPKTLENFILANGTEPYLSVKDFITLRLSQFLVNAISYVLVFVIVILIVRIVALIIRQTLRVSPFLRWIDIILGGVLRVALSLTIIAVVIHMLGFVFSYLDLSQSEFFKMLISSRTYYISETYFQLISNYLTSIIANFK; this is encoded by the coding sequence ATGAATACGAACTACGTTGATATTTTTGTATTTGCTTTATTGTTGACTGAGTTTTTCGTTGGGATAAATAGAGGTGCAATTCTTTTTATATTTGATATTATTGGGATAGTCTTAGGAGTTTTTTTGTCAAACTTGCTTGCGCCTAAGTTATCGCTTTTTCTAAATCATAGTTTTCATCTTGATAAAAGTATTGCTGAAAAAATTCAAAATCTTGTAAATATTCCTGGAGGTTTTTCAAGTCTTGGAGCAACTTTTGAAAATGTTTCTAAGACTATAACGAATATGCATCTTCCTAAAACGCTTGAAAATTTTATCCTCGCAAATGGAACAGAGCCTTATTTGAGCGTGAAAGATTTTATAACTCTGCGTTTATCTCAATTTCTTGTAAATGCGATTTCTTACGTACTTGTTTTTGTTATCGTAATTTTGATAGTTAGAATTGTTGCGTTAATAATTAGGCAAACCTTGAGAGTAAGTCCTTTCTTAAGGTGGATTGATATAATCCTTGGCGGCGTTTTGCGTGTTGCATTATCACTTACCATAATTGCAGTTGTGATACATATGCTGGGGTTCGTTTTCTCATATCTTGATCTATCGCAAAGCGAGTTTTTCAAGATGCTCATAAGTTCGAGAACATATTACATTTCGGAAACTTATTTTCAATTGATCTCAAATTACCTAACTTCCATTATTGCGAATTTTAAATGA
- the queA gene encoding tRNA preQ1(34) S-adenosylmethionine ribosyltransferase-isomerase QueA: MANLDFLDYNLDKELIAQHPIYPRDHARLMVVHRDTGEIEHRKFYNIVEYLKKGDCLVLNNSKVLKARFLGTNIRTGGKREIFLLKYLSYKKWLALTSPNDRVHVGDEILVSKDPEVKVRVLLKGEFGENTVEFESALEMEEVLKYGEVPLPPYIKAKVNLEEYQTVYANLLGSVASPTAGLHFTKELLKQIEEMGVCVKYITLHVGLGTFKPIKEDDLNKHKMHEEEFFISKDTAKTVNEVKANGGRIIAVGTTVVRALETASTRNHILKPYSGSTRLFIKPGYPFKMVDALITNFHFPKTTLLALVCAFASTELTLKAYNIAVKERYRFYSFGDAMLIL; encoded by the coding sequence ATGGCAAATTTAGATTTTCTTGACTACAACCTTGACAAAGAACTTATTGCGCAACATCCGATCTATCCAAGAGATCATGCACGTCTTATGGTTGTTCACAGAGATACAGGCGAAATTGAGCATAGGAAATTTTACAACATTGTGGAATATTTGAAGAAAGGTGATTGTCTTGTCTTAAATAATAGCAAGGTTTTGAAGGCTCGATTTTTGGGAACAAATATTAGAACAGGTGGCAAAAGAGAGATTTTTCTTTTAAAATACCTATCTTATAAAAAATGGCTTGCTTTAACATCGCCAAATGATAGAGTTCATGTTGGAGATGAGATACTTGTTAGTAAAGATCCAGAAGTCAAAGTTAGGGTATTATTAAAAGGCGAATTTGGAGAGAATACAGTTGAATTTGAAAGTGCTCTTGAGATGGAAGAGGTTTTAAAATATGGAGAAGTTCCTCTTCCACCTTATATAAAGGCAAAGGTGAATTTGGAGGAATATCAAACAGTCTATGCGAATCTTTTAGGATCCGTTGCATCGCCTACTGCAGGGCTTCATTTTACGAAAGAACTTTTAAAGCAAATTGAAGAAATGGGTGTTTGTGTTAAATATATTACACTACATGTTGGCCTTGGGACATTTAAACCAATCAAGGAAGATGATTTAAATAAACACAAAATGCATGAAGAGGAATTCTTTATTTCAAAAGACACCGCAAAAACTGTGAATGAAGTAAAAGCAAATGGTGGAAGAATAATTGCTGTTGGAACAACAGTTGTAAGGGCTCTTGAAACAGCATCGACAAGAAACCACATTTTGAAACCATATTCAGGCTCGACACGCCTATTTATTAAACCTGGATATCCATTTAAGATGGTTGATGCACTTATTACAAACTTTCATTTTCCAAAAACTACACTCCTTGCTTTGGTTTGTGCCTTTGCTTCAACTGAATTAACTTTGAAGGCGTATAATATTGCCGTAAAAGAAAGATATAGATTTTATAGTTTTGGCGATGCAATGCTTATCCTATGA
- the tgt gene encoding tRNA guanosine(34) transglycosylase Tgt, whose protein sequence is MFDIKFKVLAEDSWSRARITQFETPHGTIETPVFMPVGTQATVKTLTSDEIREIGFKIILSNTYHLYLQPGASIIEKAGGIHKFMDWDGAVLTDSGGFQVLSLKDLRKINSDGVEFKSFIDGSKHFFTPELVIETQEKIGSDIAIPLDICGTYPSPHSETKRELDITVEWAKRSLKAHKREDQILFGVIQGGFYKDLRKEAVERILELDFPGVTLGGLSIGEEKELTAEMVDYTVSLLPKYKPRYFMGVGDPISILEYVRLGVDMFDCVLPTRIARNRTLFTKTGTIKITKAIYKEDFTPIENDCGCYTCKHYTKAYLNHLFKAKEHLAGRLATIHNLYFMNWLIQEIRKSIKEGYFKDFYQEFKSKYKEGNNSE, encoded by the coding sequence ATGTTTGATATAAAGTTCAAAGTTTTAGCAGAAGATAGTTGGTCAAGGGCTCGAATTACACAGTTCGAAACGCCACATGGCACCATTGAGACACCTGTTTTTATGCCTGTTGGAACACAGGCAACCGTTAAGACGCTTACATCTGATGAAATTAGAGAAATTGGCTTTAAGATTATACTTTCAAACACATACCATCTATATTTACAACCAGGTGCTTCAATCATTGAAAAAGCGGGTGGCATCCACAAATTTATGGATTGGGATGGAGCAGTGCTTACAGATAGCGGTGGCTTCCAGGTGTTATCTTTGAAAGATTTGAGGAAGATTAACTCAGATGGCGTGGAATTTAAGTCATTTATTGATGGGTCAAAACACTTTTTCACTCCTGAACTTGTAATTGAGACACAAGAAAAAATTGGATCTGACATTGCAATTCCACTCGATATATGTGGAACATACCCAAGTCCGCACTCTGAAACGAAAAGGGAACTTGATATAACAGTTGAATGGGCAAAAAGAAGTTTAAAAGCACACAAAAGAGAAGATCAAATTCTTTTTGGTGTAATTCAAGGAGGATTTTATAAAGACCTCCGAAAAGAGGCTGTTGAAAGAATTTTAGAATTGGATTTTCCTGGCGTTACACTTGGTGGATTAAGTATTGGAGAAGAAAAAGAACTTACAGCCGAGATGGTTGACTACACGGTGTCTCTCTTGCCAAAATATAAACCAAGATACTTTATGGGAGTTGGAGATCCGATAAGCATACTTGAATATGTACGGCTTGGAGTTGATATGTTTGATTGTGTCCTTCCAACAAGAATTGCAAGAAATAGAACTCTTTTTACAAAAACTGGTACAATAAAAATAACAAAAGCAATATATAAAGAGGATTTTACTCCTATAGAAAATGATTGTGGATGTTATACCTGTAAACATTATACAAAGGCATATTTAAATCATCTTTTTAAAGCAAAGGAGCATCTTGCAGGTCGTCTTGCAACCATTCATAATCTCTATTTCATGAACTGGTTAATACAAGAAATAAGAAAATCAATTAAGGAAGGGTATTTTAAGGACTTTTACCAAGAATTTAAAAGTAAGTATAAAGAGGGGAATAATTCAGAATAA
- a CDS encoding glucodextranase DOMON-like domain-containing protein codes for MKKVLAVLVLILILTPFFAGCAPKAKPLNVIVMFHNHQPFYKDPESNTYILPWVRLHGAKDYYRMPYLSSQFKDIHITYDLSGSLIDQIKDYLSGVEDKYHIVSRVDPDKLTIDQKFFMLSIPGGFFDINWDHIIKKVPLYTDLLNKRQDIFKQYSIEDKDKLVNAYSSQDYLNLQTLFNLFWLDVNYIKSDPELAPLLDKAYKKENFTIEERNLVLRKQMEIMSMILPEYKKLMDEKLIEIVSTPFAHPISPLLVDFGLSTELKEQLDASNKLFNETFGSTPAGIWASECALNDDVLKIFSEFNLKWTISDIDNLPQLGIDKNDPIKAHLPYTINGVTVFFRDKYLSDGISFRYSGKSVNEAITDVETTLTNLQKLNTAGDLVYTIALDGENAWEYYENDGNDFLNAFYGKLSELQKKGIIKVVTPSEYLSKFKGHEVTLHKVSALYLENKDISNINSYSNLPKREYDGYFGESSWVNPTLDTWIGEPQENIAWMWLIDAYKKYKEKENSLSLSIQTEVRRDLMIAEGSDWFWWYGSDQSSGNDPAFDRLYKIHLGEIYKKIGSDIPDYLYGNYFPDGEPYVSTEISLKDDEVVSVSNLSNMKIGEMVYSKKKNLLTLKLNSQDFIVAVYNGKSLNSFLSEQTKPRNFNMSNFPYTNESIGMPVDFEIYGKDSVYSLDLNGLNLNKLYIVIVGVKNGNIKVETQPIKLKFPLNIGGTLIGELYDQANDDSGPGTYTYPLNDVFKNKGHLFDLISFKMYDAGENYILQYEMGSIGGNPWNGPNGFSFQIIETYFDVIDGGMTEPIDVNGPNALLDDKHPWDVAIRIAGWSYGNYIQNSKGEVAQGELGISVDNEKNTINVVVPKKYLSINSNYTPYVCIISGSQDGYGAGYFRAITQTASEWTCGGGDPEALNAGVLPKVMDIFTPKDKTQKEILTSYDVNSKKLAIIPMLPLEKAKEVPNLISSYKLNIGEITPPNSEFSLDIQIKNIGKGDQDDLEGNELTLYIPDFVKVRKIETSSFKSVINGKVIAFNGSVKKGEVEKVKITFGLASNVPNAYKENFKGILSFNGDGLGKNSTSSAFEFYFYTSYKLEICLPFDKNYLVRNGSNIQFKNANIKTEFSERFNDATTSLEDLCNALGISYSFDGNKLTLVFMDNKYEHWVGQNKALLNGSAIPLVQGEQNIRSYVENGILKFPIKALAYAFKFKYNIDSVNKTANLYYLP; via the coding sequence ATGAAGAAAGTATTGGCGGTGTTAGTGCTAATTTTGATTCTTACGCCATTTTTTGCAGGATGTGCTCCAAAGGCAAAACCACTTAACGTCATTGTAATGTTTCACAATCATCAGCCTTTTTATAAAGATCCCGAGTCTAATACATATATTCTACCTTGGGTAAGGCTTCACGGGGCTAAAGATTACTATAGGATGCCTTATCTTTCATCTCAATTCAAGGATATACACATAACGTATGATCTTTCCGGGAGCCTTATTGATCAAATAAAAGACTATCTAAGCGGAGTAGAAGATAAATATCATATTGTTTCCAGAGTTGACCCAGATAAACTTACAATTGACCAAAAGTTTTTCATGCTATCTATCCCTGGTGGGTTCTTTGATATCAATTGGGATCACATTATAAAGAAAGTTCCTCTATACACAGATTTATTAAATAAAAGACAAGACATTTTCAAACAGTATTCAATAGAGGATAAAGATAAATTGGTTAATGCTTATTCAAGTCAAGATTATTTAAATTTACAAACACTCTTTAACCTCTTTTGGCTTGATGTAAATTACATAAAAAGCGATCCTGAATTGGCACCTCTTTTAGATAAGGCATATAAGAAAGAAAATTTCACTATAGAGGAAAGAAATCTTGTCTTAAGAAAACAGATGGAAATAATGTCAATGATTCTGCCTGAATACAAGAAGTTAATGGATGAGAAACTCATCGAAATTGTTTCAACGCCATTTGCGCATCCAATTTCTCCACTTCTTGTAGATTTTGGTTTATCAACTGAATTAAAAGAACAATTGGATGCTTCTAACAAGCTTTTTAATGAAACGTTTGGCTCAACACCAGCAGGAATTTGGGCTTCGGAATGTGCTCTTAACGACGATGTTTTGAAAATATTTAGCGAATTTAATTTAAAGTGGACCATCTCCGATATCGATAACCTTCCTCAACTCGGGATAGACAAAAATGATCCTATAAAAGCGCATCTTCCATATACTATTAACGGGGTTACAGTATTTTTTAGAGACAAATATTTATCTGATGGAATTAGTTTTAGATACTCAGGAAAATCTGTTAATGAGGCAATAACTGATGTTGAAACAACGCTTACGAATTTACAAAAACTCAATACGGCAGGTGATCTTGTTTATACAATTGCTCTTGATGGAGAGAATGCGTGGGAATACTATGAAAATGACGGAAACGATTTCTTAAACGCGTTTTATGGTAAACTTTCGGAACTTCAAAAGAAGGGAATTATAAAAGTAGTAACACCGTCTGAATATCTTTCGAAGTTTAAAGGCCATGAGGTGACTTTACATAAAGTATCAGCACTTTATCTTGAGAATAAAGATATATCTAATATTAACTCTTATTCAAATCTTCCAAAGAGAGAGTATGATGGGTATTTTGGAGAATCAAGTTGGGTGAATCCAACGCTTGATACATGGATTGGTGAACCTCAAGAAAATATTGCGTGGATGTGGTTAATTGACGCATATAAAAAATACAAAGAAAAAGAAAATTCTCTCAGTTTGAGTATTCAAACTGAAGTTAGGCGAGATTTGATGATTGCAGAGGGATCTGATTGGTTTTGGTGGTATGGAAGTGATCAAAGTTCAGGAAATGACCCTGCATTTGATAGATTATATAAAATACATTTGGGAGAAATTTACAAAAAAATTGGAAGTGATATTCCAGATTATCTTTATGGAAATTATTTCCCAGATGGGGAACCTTATGTATCAACTGAAATATCCTTAAAGGATGATGAGGTTGTTTCTGTTAGTAATCTTTCGAATATGAAAATAGGGGAAATGGTTTATAGCAAAAAGAAAAATTTGCTAACTTTAAAACTCAATTCTCAAGATTTCATTGTTGCAGTATATAACGGAAAATCTTTAAATTCATTTTTAAGCGAACAGACAAAACCCAGAAACTTTAATATGAGCAATTTCCCATATACAAACGAAAGTATTGGAATGCCCGTTGATTTTGAGATTTACGGGAAAGATAGTGTATATTCTTTGGATCTAAATGGTCTCAACTTGAACAAGTTATATATCGTAATAGTAGGTGTTAAAAACGGGAATATAAAGGTAGAAACACAACCTATTAAATTAAAATTCCCGCTAAACATTGGAGGAACCCTTATAGGTGAACTTTACGATCAAGCAAATGATGATAGCGGGCCTGGAACTTATACCTATCCTCTTAACGATGTGTTTAAAAATAAGGGTCATCTTTTTGATTTAATTTCCTTTAAGATGTATGATGCAGGAGAGAATTATATACTTCAGTATGAAATGGGTTCCATAGGTGGAAATCCTTGGAATGGACCTAATGGTTTTTCTTTTCAAATTATTGAAACATACTTTGATGTTATTGATGGTGGAATGACCGAGCCTATTGATGTTAATGGTCCAAATGCTTTGCTTGATGATAAGCATCCTTGGGATGTTGCAATTCGTATTGCAGGGTGGTCATATGGCAACTATATACAAAATTCAAAAGGTGAAGTTGCACAAGGAGAACTTGGAATTTCAGTTGACAATGAAAAGAATACAATAAACGTTGTAGTACCTAAAAAGTATCTTTCAATTAATTCCAATTATACTCCTTATGTGTGCATCATTTCGGGAAGTCAAGACGGATACGGAGCCGGGTATTTCAGGGCAATCACGCAAACTGCAAGCGAATGGACCTGTGGAGGGGGAGATCCTGAGGCACTTAATGCAGGAGTACTCCCGAAAGTAATGGATATCTTTACACCTAAGGATAAGACTCAAAAAGAAATCCTAACCTCTTACGATGTGAACAGTAAAAAACTTGCAATTATTCCTATGCTTCCCCTTGAAAAAGCAAAAGAAGTACCTAATCTTATCTCTTCTTACAAATTAAACATTGGAGAAATTACTCCTCCTAATTCGGAATTTTCTCTTGATATTCAGATTAAAAATATTGGTAAAGGTGATCAAGATGATCTTGAAGGTAATGAGCTAACATTGTATATCCCTGATTTTGTCAAAGTTAGGAAAATAGAAACAAGTTCGTTTAAAAGCGTTATCAATGGTAAAGTAATTGCCTTCAATGGAAGTGTTAAAAAAGGAGAAGTTGAAAAGGTTAAGATTACTTTTGGTTTGGCAAGCAACGTTCCTAATGCATATAAAGAGAACTTTAAAGGTATTCTGAGTTTTAATGGAGATGGATTAGGGAAAAATTCTACATCCTCAGCTTTTGAATTTTACTTTTACACGAGTTATAAATTGGAAATTTGTCTACCTTTTGATAAAAATTATCTTGTAAGAAATGGTTCAAATATTCAATTCAAAAATGCGAATATTAAAACTGAATTTTCAGAGAGATTTAATGATGCAACAACTTCTCTTGAAGACCTTTGCAATGCTTTGGGTATAAGTTATTCTTTTGATGGTAACAAGCTTACTCTTGTATTTATGGATAATAAATATGAACACTGGGTAGGGCAAAACAAAGCACTTCTTAATGGTAGTGCAATACCATTAGTTCAAGGAGAACAGAATATAAGGAGTTACGTAGAGAACGGTATCTTGAAATTCCCTATAAAAGCACTTGCATATGCGTTCAAATTTAAGTATAATATAGACAGTGTAAATAAAACTGCAAATCTCTACTACCTCCCATAG
- a CDS encoding ROK family transcriptional regulator, translating into MKGKNQRDLKEENTSTVLKLVKDNPGISRISVVRKTDLTPPTVSRIIGFLLEQGVVSETPGESSKVGRKPYYLKFNGNNFRVFAVEMSYTQVKFALIDFDGKIYHVETIETSTDISNKELLELIVKHYKKFADKFGRIFAVGISAPGRVDPKEGKIISIPNLKNLSNFSVYEVAKVVDKPVFVMNDANAEALAEMFFGYGRDVNDFLLVHIGFGIGGGIVLNRKLYNGNFGVSGEIGHISVDMDFGIECDCGNKGCIELYSSANAMLKAVQKQLKAENLTLDKLYELLKKKDKIALSIIQERSRMVGNVLVSVADILAPQRIIIAGPVVKISDFIIPQIKETLKKRSFYGFGENIEVVSSALKENTGLIGAMSVVLNEFLEHPYEFIAQK; encoded by the coding sequence TTGAAAGGCAAAAATCAAAGAGATCTAAAAGAAGAAAATACCTCAACGGTACTTAAATTAGTAAAAGATAATCCAGGTATTTCAAGAATATCTGTTGTGAGAAAAACTGACCTAACACCTCCAACTGTTTCAAGAATTATAGGTTTTCTTCTGGAACAAGGCGTTGTCTCTGAAACCCCCGGAGAGTCAAGTAAAGTTGGAAGAAAACCATATTATCTTAAATTTAACGGAAACAATTTTCGAGTTTTTGCAGTTGAGATGTCATACACACAAGTAAAGTTTGCTCTCATTGATTTCGATGGAAAAATTTACCATGTTGAAACTATTGAAACATCTACTGATATCTCAAATAAAGAACTTCTTGAATTGATCGTTAAACATTATAAGAAGTTTGCTGATAAGTTTGGTAGAATTTTTGCAGTAGGAATCTCTGCACCAGGACGAGTTGATCCTAAGGAAGGGAAAATAATTAGTATTCCAAATCTTAAAAATCTTTCGAACTTCTCAGTCTATGAAGTAGCAAAAGTAGTTGATAAGCCAGTTTTTGTTATGAATGATGCAAATGCTGAAGCCCTTGCTGAAATGTTTTTTGGATATGGTCGTGATGTGAATGATTTCTTACTTGTGCACATTGGCTTTGGTATTGGTGGTGGGATTGTTTTAAATAGGAAACTTTATAACGGAAATTTTGGTGTATCTGGAGAAATTGGCCATATTTCAGTTGATATGGACTTTGGAATTGAATGCGATTGTGGCAATAAAGGCTGTATTGAACTGTATTCGAGTGCAAATGCAATGCTAAAAGCAGTTCAAAAACAGTTGAAAGCAGAAAATCTTACGTTAGATAAACTTTACGAACTGCTTAAAAAGAAAGATAAGATAGCACTTAGCATAATTCAAGAAAGAAGCAGAATGGTAGGAAATGTGCTTGTAAGTGTTGCAGATATACTTGCTCCTCAAAGAATTATCATTGCAGGTCCTGTGGTAAAGATTTCAGATTTTATTATTCCACAAATTAAAGAGACTTTGAAAAAACGTTCCTTCTATGGGTTTGGAGAGAATATCGAAGTTGTTTCTTCTGCTTTGAAAGAAAACACAGGACTAATTGGTGCAATGTCAGTTGTACTGAATGAGTTTTTAGAGCATCCCTATGAGTTTATAGCCCAAAAATAA